The Sphaerospermopsis torques-reginae ITEP-024 genome has a window encoding:
- a CDS encoding zinc ribbon domain-containing protein, with product MKELEYKTKKFGCEIIIADRFYPSSKTCSHCGHRKDSLSLSERIYHCENCSFEMDRDLNAAINLSRLAKA from the coding sequence ATCAAAGAGCTAGAATATAAAACTAAAAAGTTTGGTTGTGAAATTATAATTGCTGATAGATTTTATCCATCAAGTAAAACCTGTTCTCACTGTGGACATAGAAAAGATAGTCTTTCTTTATCTGAAAGAATTTATCACTGCGAGAACTGTAGTTTTGAGATGGATAGGGATCTGAATGCTGCAATTAATTTATCGCGTTTGGCTAAAGCGTGA
- a CDS encoding 5-formyltetrahydrofolate cyclo-ligase: MLKIDSQLNKTEIRRSLLRKRQSMTVQDWQKKSDRISSQLQNSPLFSQATTILAYFSFRQEPDLSPLFTDSQRRWGFPRCVGKSLSWHLWQPDDILQTGNYGITEPHPEAPTIDPTEVDLILVPSVACDRQGYRLGYGGGYYDRFLSSPVWSKLPTIGVVFDFAYFSQLPSDNWDKRLQGVITESEIYFR, from the coding sequence TTGCTAAAAATTGATTCACAGCTAAACAAAACAGAAATTCGACGTAGTTTGCTAAGAAAACGTCAATCTATGACTGTTCAAGATTGGCAAAAAAAGAGCGATCGCATTTCTTCACAACTGCAAAATTCGCCTTTATTTAGCCAAGCAACTACTATCCTGGCCTATTTCAGCTTTCGTCAAGAACCTGATTTAAGTCCACTGTTTACCGACTCGCAGCGTCGTTGGGGTTTTCCCCGTTGTGTTGGTAAGTCTCTATCCTGGCATTTGTGGCAGCCAGATGATATACTGCAAACTGGTAATTATGGTATTACTGAACCACACCCAGAAGCACCAACTATAGATCCTACAGAAGTCGATTTAATTCTTGTTCCTAGTGTAGCTTGCGATCGCCAAGGATATCGTTTAGGTTATGGTGGTGGATATTATGACCGTTTTTTGAGTTCTCCCGTTTGGTCTAAATTACCCACTATAGGAGTAGTTTTTGACTTTGCCTATTTCTCTCAACTACCCTCTGATAATTGGGATAAACGTTTACAAGGTGTTATTACTGAATCGGAAATTTACTTCCGATAA
- a CDS encoding DUF1818 family protein has protein sequence MEKVIKSGTGWHIGWNPDAPEFKGLVGTDNWAVELTEVELDDFCRLLNKLADTMKHLATELMDEEKIACEAESDLLWMEVEGYPHSYSLRFILNTGRCAEGQWDAHAVPGLVAAAAMLKVF, from the coding sequence ATGGAAAAAGTAATTAAAAGCGGAACTGGTTGGCATATAGGTTGGAATCCAGACGCACCCGAATTTAAAGGCTTAGTTGGTACAGATAATTGGGCGGTTGAATTAACCGAAGTTGAATTAGATGATTTTTGTCGCTTATTAAATAAGCTTGCAGATACGATGAAGCATTTAGCGACAGAATTAATGGATGAAGAAAAAATTGCCTGTGAAGCCGAAAGTGATTTATTATGGATGGAGGTAGAAGGTTATCCCCACTCCTATAGTTTGCGCTTTATCCTCAACACTGGGCGATGTGCAGAAGGACAATGGGATGCTCATGCTGTACCGGGTTTGGTGGCAGCAGCGGCGATGCTGAAAGTTTTTTGA